AAAAATTGAATTCTAAACTTCATGGTTTCGGTGTTTCAGATTTTGCTTTCAACAGCTGCCGTCTCTTTCTACTACTTAAGCATGTGGGTTGTATCCACATTAAATCACCCGAGTAAAGCCATTGTTTCTATGTTTAATTATCATGGTGGTTAGCTAGGCGCGCCTCCATGGAGGGGCAATTATTGGCTAGTCAGATATGAAAAAATTGTTGTGATGAATATGTTTTGAAAGCTCCAGATGCAATTTTCAATTTTCGAATCTGTTTAGCCTGACCTGGTTGTCAAAGCAAATTCTTCCTGATAGCTGAAGCTGAATTTCACTGCTGTGCTccatttcttattgtttttacgACGTCTCAGCTTGAACACAGGCAATAAGATATTGAACTTTGTGTAGTTTTTCGCCGTGTGGTGCTTTAGATAGCTAATGCTGCCTGTGGCTTGTTCAGTATCCAAAAAAATCTCTGGCGCTCCGCTCCCCCTGCACACCAAAACATAGAAATCTGGCCTTATGGTCAAAGAAATATGAGGTTGCCTCGGCATTTCTGGATATTGAGCGTACATAGCAGTCCAGGTGAACTGggaaactttaattttctcaagTAAATGTTACCTAGAAGATTTTATTGTTGCCAAACGATGGCCATAGCCATTTTCTATTCCTCATCGGCCAATATCCTTAATTTATGAAACATCATTATTCAACGTTCGTTTGGAAGAATAGGCTGTTCAACAAGCTTGTGGTATACGCAGCTCGTTTAACTGTTTCTTTACAAGAAGGGAACACATGAGCTCGGTTAGCTTGAAACACTCGATGTTGATTATTTAATGATTTCGTTTTGCAGTCACTCTCAAATGCATCTCGATTGCAGTACAGCAGCAGCTCACTCGAAAAGAAGCGGGCCTTGCTCGCATTTTAGACGAGTCTACATAGTTTCCTCTCCCCTGTAAAAGCCTTTGCTTATACCTGGATGCCATGAAGACTTAACATTTGGTTTCTAGAAAATCTGAACATGCAATTACAATAATACATGGGATAGGCAGAGTTCTGGCCCTTCACTTTAGTGATGAATCATTACAGATCATATAGCAGGGAAGAGCATGATAGATTACCCTTCCTGGGTTCGCTTTCAAATGCACTCGAGATGTTATGAGTGCCTTTCGCCATTACAACCTAAATCGATATGTGGAAGCTCCATAATTTAAAGAGGAAGAACGTTGACAGGAACCTCTTCTGACTGCTGTTTTTCTGAATCTTGGTCATTGGCTCTGGGATCTTTCAGCATCCCAGTTAACATGCTTCCAAAGGATTTAAACGGGTGTCTCAACCCATCTTTAACTTTCAAAATGAGGGACACCTCAGATACCTGCCAGGCAACAGTGAGGACAATCATCACTGAAAGAAGGCAATGAGTAACAAAATTCTGCCGCCTCACTTTTCTTAGCTCTCTCACTATCTCTTCAGCTGCAGCATTCTCCCTGCTGCCACCATACGCAGGACCTTCTTCCCCATGTTTTGACACCGCTTCACCGATTGCAGGAGAATTTACATCCTCCGTTGCAGATGATAACTCAGATTGCACAAGTTTGGCACCATCCCCTTTTAGTGATTCCAACTGTTAATACATGCGGGGCTAGCTACGTCAATTCTAATGTTACATTCAAACCAAGACAACGAGACATGATATGTACGGATTATACAACAAAAGCAAATCAATCTACCatatttgtatcttttttttcccctcctgTGTTCAAATATACCAATACGAcaaatgaaaagatattatttcaAGAAAGTCCAAATCAGACACAAGAAATGATTTCAAAACTCCTCTAGAGAGATGTTTTTACCTCAGAAAGTACCTTGGAGAGAAGCTGATCACTATCATCCGGGAGGAGACCATCATCACAAgaggtttctttgtttcttttctctgcTAAGAGCTTCTTGTTTGCTGGATCAACGAGCTCCACATTCTTGGCTGATTCTTCCATGGCTAATTAGGTTAGGCTATGAATACGATATGGACGGGAGGAGAAATGACAAAACATGCCAGATAATGAAATGAATCTAGTCGAACCCTCTAACTGGAAGCATATCATGTTTGGGAAGAAGCCACGTGGCCATGTAATATCTCAAAATGACAACCATCCATAGTGCGCTGTCTATTGCATTTTGCACTGAGGCTACCATTTTCAGGCGACGCAGACACGTCGTAGTTCCTTTTGCTTGCATTTCTACTAGTGAAGCTCCAATAACATCAATTCTTCATTTTACGAACATAAagggaagatttttttttttttttccttttaacaaTGACTAAGATCCTCAATATGGTGAATTCTTCCATCTCAGTTGCCTAGTTAGCGAGATGTCCAGAGTTACCTTTGAGACTCTGGCTCACGAGGGAACTAGGTTCTGGTACAAATCTTTCACCAGACCTTTAAGCCCCACAACTGGCATTTTAGGCGTGTGTAACAGTGTAGTTGTGactagtttttaaataattttttcgtgttaaaatatatgttaataattttttttattttttaaaaaattatttttgatattttaaaaacactaaaaatatattaatttaaaattaataaaaaataaaaaattttcaatttatttcaaaaacggTTTTGAAATGCAGAATCAAAGTTATACCAGCTCTTGAGCCagcataaatctttttttttttaaggaaaaaagactccatgtttttttttttttttattatgtgtttttttaaataatttttttcatttatgtttttgattaataccttttctcttctctatgaattttttttattgtttatttagttttttaaataacaattatttttttaattatattgaatgTGTTTGCTTTTTTAATAAGGTTAATGTAATTTAtctattatcttttatatattttatatagattaaatttatttttttaaaaaaaatttacaatatttttaatatgtgtagccttgtataaaatgttttttattttattttattcaatatattttatgtgtttgttgatttttgttataaattaattttaataaataaactcGTTAAAATCAACCAATTAAATGATCCATACtgcaatattaaatattttcatctaCATtcgtctttttaattttttcaattatatttttatttatcattgatgggttttttttttttattttttttacaaaatagctTGTGATTGATTTAATTAGACGTGTCTATAAGttttttgatttacatttaacatatttttgtaaaaaaacacgttaaaaaattttatatgttcaattttttttatcgtgtatttgtatttttaattttacccttattcttttgattgcttattttttaattgattcttttataaaaaaatttattttacttaatttcacccttcaatccaagttaattttgtattgttttttttttttttattcattttagtctttgttcttttagtttttttccttttgttaatgttttttttcttttcaataaaactctcaaaatgaaaatttttgttgccctctaatttatttttttctttcgattttaacccttattcttttaattgctattttttttattttttttttcaatacatcctttaacattttatttcctATGGATTGGACTACATGATATTTTCATGTATGGTACTTTTGGTCTGATGACTTGGATCgcgagtttgaaaagttaataggagttgaagtcttttttttttttcttacttatttGATACCATTgttcaacattgaattttttttttaaaaatagcttTGTGGttatctttagttttttttttttctatcaaattatcTCGACCTCATGACTTAAGACATGAATTTGTTAGGTTAATCCGAATTAACTCATTTCTTATTGTCAATAATACATATCTATTATGTTGGCTCGAAATGACTCACactagtagttatttttttttttttttaccttattttGTCACTCCTTGTTTAGTTGGCTAAAAACTAAACAACATCACCTTGTTGTTCTTGAATAATTTGTTTCCCCATGTTATTGtaatgaacatatatatatatatatatatatatatatatatatatattaaacttgtCGGAGGAGATTGGgttacatatttgtttttcaatttatttcttataagaTTATTCTAGACTCATGACGTAGACTATgagtttgataatttaatttggataactcgagtttttttttttccttttcgtaattgatttttttccttcaatctcGTCCTTTAACATTGGGTTAATAGAGAATCAGacctcataatttattttggtctgCTTTCTATGATGttatttaaatttcatgacTCGGGTAatgggtttgacgggttaaccttgATTGACCCGGGttattttttgtcctttttttaatatattgttttttcaattttatatttcaacactatgttgattgagaattgagtttcataattggtttcaatttgttttttattgagttatttctTTGTCATAACCCGGGTCtcgagtttgacaagttaacccggaCAGACTtggatcattttttaattgattttttatagttttatcttCAACATtgactttattgaaaattgagtttcataatatattttgatttgtttttttataattttatcataacctCATGATTTAGTATACAACTTGACGGTTTAGCCCAGATTGATCTAGgttgataaaatatattgtcatcttaatgtttattaaaaatatctcattttaaatatatattttaagtcaaattgtgtttttatcaattattcAAGTTGTCTTTAAACCTACTAAAACAACCAAactatatcaaatcaatttccaTATAGTATTTTTACTGAAAAAAGAACATTAACAAcaccaatataattttttttgtgttgaaaaaaaaattctaacccCCGCTGGACAATTATCCAGTGTCATCTCTATTCAATGACAAGGCTTGAACCTAAAAATCTTTCCATATCTTGAGTCAAGTCCATACCTCTTGAGGTAACCATTGTTTGCCACCATTCACCAGGCTGTACTattgagagggagagagagagagagagagagatcaggACAATCAACACGGTTATGCATATACAATAGGGTTAGATTTATGACTTTACATATTGAAGAATTTATATTGGTTTCCAAGAGAAAATAGAAACTACATCAAACTCACCAGAGACCATTTACAGCACTTACAAGCAGCATCTAACCAAGCAACATGGGATAATGCGCTAATCATTCTAAAGACTATTGTGAATGCAAAAGCCATTATAGACGGTTGAATCCAGAACCCTCCAATCCAAACTTAAGATCAGTCAACTAGAGTGAACATCGGTAAGTACAGTACATCAGAAGTTGCTTCTACTTGAAATGGTACAAGATCATTTTCCATCTCAGTCTCATCAGCCAGAGAAGTAGACGCTGCTGGTTCACTGGTGCCACCAAGTTCTGCCTGCAAGAATGGTTGAAGAATTCACAAGTTAGGCCAAAAGAAATCAACATCTGTCCACCACAGAAACACTAGAATCAAACGGTGACTCTGTTGGTATAATCATGGTGAAATAATAGTAGAAGCGATTATCCTGTTAAAATTTTACGGTTGAATCAAGATAAAATGGCAGGAACTCACAATTTATCCACCCCTTCATACCTGACTTTATATTTTCAACTGTGTAATTAGgctaaaaataacattttcaaaCAACAAGGTATGTGATTCATCATATTTCAAGAACACGCATGAAAAGGAACAAAATTACACAATTGTTTCTTGTTAATTCCATCAAATTGCTTGTTCAAAAAAATCCCATCAATTGCACAATCAATTGATGCTTAGATCTAAAAGgcttaaaaaacacattaaccaCTTGCATTAGAAATCATGGACATTCAGATTCCATGTAAAGTGTAAACACAGTTTTCTGATCTATTTACCTTAGCTTGGTGGAATTGTTTCAGTGTCCGATGATATTGCTGACGTGCATCTGGAGACTTAACCATTGCTAGCACACGTGAGACAGCCTCATTAATAGCTCCATCCACTTTCTGTTTGCGGAAAATCTTGAGAATATCCTCATCTTCACTTTCATCAATGGATTCCATCACATTCCGGAAACCTCGCAAACCGATTCCTTTGCGTCGCCACCGCAATACTGCCTTATCTAGAATTCCAACAGCCCAGCATATTATCTTGTAGTTCTTCCTAATCTGATAGCCTCTCACATGAGCCTGCCAAAATACCAAAAACGTGCTCAATCCAGGTTGCTGTACTCATCAAAATGAATGCATGTTATAAACTCAATGGCTCATTGATTGTGCCATTTGATACATCAATACACAAGCTGTCTACATGCTAACTAAAGCACACTGGTCatgattttattacatgctattTTGAAAAACAGAGATAAAATTAGATCTGTGGTGAATAGATATAGCACCTGTATCTTCACAACTTTCTGTCTAAGTGCTAGAAAATCCCTGCGATTTTTCCATCCTCGATATTTCTTCTGAATGGATAATGCAGCTGAATTAATGACATGGGAATTATTATGAAAGGCCAGCTTTGACATAGACGAAAGCCCTTGAATTTCACCAGCACAGATACCATACTCATCTAAACTAGTAGCTTCTCTCTGTAATCGCTTTCTGAAAGAATGTGCACGAAAAGCAGATTGTATTCGTGCAGCTGCCAGAGCTGCATTCCGTGCCGCAGCCAAGGTATCTTTAAGTGAAATCTGATCTTCAATGGCAGCAAAGCTCTCCTTTGAGATGCTATCTAAAGTTCTTTCAGCTTGAACCTCAGCAGAGCCTATAGAAAGCTGACTTTCCTCCAGTCTGAGAGATGAAAGATGGCTAGTTAGTGCCACCTCTGAAAGATAACCTGCAAGTCCCATGTGCCCCCTGGTGGCAGCAATGGATGCTGGGGTTTTGCCAATTGGATCTTGTGGACTAGGATCAGTCACAGCCCCAGCTGATGCACCAGAAGCTAAAAGGGAAGCAACCATTTTTTCCCTGTCACAGAAAATAATGATCACCATTCAAAAACTACTAGGcaattaataacaattttggTATGAGATTTAATACATTCTACGTCATAACCTAGCAACATCATCTGTAATCATTTTCTGTTTTAGTTCATTTGGTAAATTGGTGAGTTCGAAGCTAATTCTGCCATTCCATCTCTTGCTGTCTCAAAACTACTCAACTCAATCTTTTCGAGAGCTCCAAACATATACTGGAAGTTACAGGTCTATAACTAGATGCTCTTTCCTTTTGTTGAAAGTATCCATGGATATTCCCTAGAGCTATAAGTTGTAagcctcctcttctttttcaagACCAACAATCTCTACAGccaaaatcaatatataaaaaactatgaaatcACATCAGGTTTCAAGTTACCTTCCAAAATGAGCAGCCCAGTGGAGAGCGGTCCACCCATTAATGTCACGGAAATTTATACCGACTCCATGACTGAGAATTGGGCTTAAGGCCCACTCAAAGCCTAACCCAGCAACCATGTGAATGATCCCTTGCTCTTTCTTGGAAAATGAACACCCAGGTTGATCATGTCCTTCCTGAGACTTGGAGGAAAGCCACTGCTGCAGCTTGTCATTCAGAAGTTGTTGCAGAAGCCAATCAACTGTCATGGATGAAGTTCCACTGCCAACTAAGAGAGCCT
This genomic interval from Populus alba chromosome 1, ASM523922v2, whole genome shotgun sequence contains the following:
- the LOC118041958 gene encoding uncharacterized protein isoform X1, whose translation is MEESAKNVELVDPANKKLLAEKRNKETSCDDGLLPDDSDQLLSKVLSELESLKGDGAKLVQSELSSATEDVNSPAIGEAVSKHGEEGPAYGGSRENAAAEEIVRELRKVRRQNFVTHCLLSVMIVLTVAWQVSEVSLILKVKDGLRHPFKSFGSMLTGMLKDPRANDQDSEKQQSEEVPVNVLPL
- the LOC118041958 gene encoding uncharacterized protein isoform X2, whose product is MEESAKNVELVDPANKKLLAEKRNKETSCDDGLLPDDSDQLLSKLESLKGDGAKLVQSELSSATEDVNSPAIGEAVSKHGEEGPAYGGSRENAAAEEIVRELRKVRRQNFVTHCLLSVMIVLTVAWQVSEVSLILKVKDGLRHPFKSFGSMLTGMLKDPRANDQDSEKQQSEEVPVNVLPL